A region of the Massilia sp. erpn genome:
ACCGCCATTCGCTGACCGGCGAAGGCATCTTCAATGAATTCCAGCTGATCCTATGCCGCAATGTGCTGATCTATTTCGACGCCGACCTGCAGCGCCAGGTGCTGCAGCGCTTCGCGCGCTCCCTGCATGTGGACGGCTTCCTGGTGCTGGGGCCGCAGGACGGGCTGAACCAGGCCGCGCTGGCCCAGGGCTTTGTGCCATGGCAGCCAGGCAGCTATATTTACCGGCGTGGAGGAGCATGCCATGAGTGAACGTTTCAATGTGCTGGTGGTCGACGACAATCCCGCCAACCGCCTGACCTTACGCGCGCTGCTGGCGCGCCTGCGCGGCTGCGAGGTGATGGAAGCCGAATCGGGCGAGGCCACCCTGCTGCTGACGCTGGAGCAGGACTGCCACCTGATCCTGCTCGATGTGCATATGCCGGGCATGGACGGCTTCGAGACGGCGCGCCACCTGCAGATGACGGAACGCACGCGCAATATTCCCATCGTCTTCATCACGGCCGTGTTCATGAGCGATGAATTCATCGGCCGCGGCTATGCGCTGGGCGCGGTCGACTACCTGGTCAAGCCGCTCGACGACAATCTGCTGCTGAACCGGGTGCGCCAGTACCAGTATCTGCACGAACGCGAGATGGCGCTGGAACGGCGCACGCGCGACCTGCTGGCGGCCAACAACCAGCTGCAGGAAGCGCTCAACCGCCTGCACCTGGCGCAGGACAAGCTGGTGCAGTCGGAAAAGCTGGCGGCACTGGGCGCCATCGTGGCCGCCGTGGCGCACGAGCTGAATACCCCGATCGGCAATTGCATGACGGTGGCGTCGGCGCTGGAAGACCAGGTGGGCGATTTCGAAAAAGTGCTGGCGCAGGGACCGGCGCTGAAACGCTCGCAGCTGTCCGACTACCTGTCCAACTGCCACACCGCCTTGCAGCTGATGATGCGCGGCCTGCACCGCGCCGCCGACCTGGTGGCCAATTTCAAGCAGGTGGCGGTGGACCATACCAGCTCGCAACGGCGCAGCTTCGAGTTGCGCGAAACCATCGGCGGCGTGGTGGCTCTGATGAAGACCAGCCTGCGCAAAAGTCCCTACCAGATCGAACTGGCCATCCCAGAAGGCTTGCATATGGATAGCTATCCGGGACCGCTGGACCAGATCATTTCGAACCTGATCAACAACTCGGTGCTGCACGGCTTCCAGGGCCGCGACCATGGCCAGATGCGCCTGCAGGCCAGCCTGGAAGGCGCCAGTCACGTGCGCCTGCACTACAGCGACGATGGCTGCGGCATGAGCGAGGAAGTGCGCGCCCACGTCTTCGATCCCTTTTTCACCACGCGCCTGGGCAAGGGCGGCAGCGGCCTGGGCATGAATATCTGCTACAACCTGGTGACCGGCCTGCTGGGCGGCAGCATCGAAGCGCGCGCCACGCCCGAGGGCGGCAGCGCCTTTCTCATCGTACTGCCGCTGGTGGCGCCACCGTCTTCATAAAGTCACAATCAACGTTGCCCTAAGGAACTTAAATACCGCTACAATAAGCGCTGGTCCCACCTCCCTTTAGCGATGGCAGCGCCCCATGTCCGAACAAAAAATTTCCGAACTCAGCACCTATAGCAAGGACACGCCCGTCGGCCGTCCCGACATCGACGGCCGCGCCGGCGTCTTCGTGCCGACCGCCGACTTCGATCTGGCGAACACCAGCACCATCCGCAAGGGCGCCGGCATTGTCGGCTTCGGCAATCCCGACGGTTCCCTCACCGTGTATTTCGAA
Encoded here:
- a CDS encoding sensor histidine kinase — protein: MSERFNVLVVDDNPANRLTLRALLARLRGCEVMEAESGEATLLLTLEQDCHLILLDVHMPGMDGFETARHLQMTERTRNIPIVFITAVFMSDEFIGRGYALGAVDYLVKPLDDNLLLNRVRQYQYLHEREMALERRTRDLLAANNQLQEALNRLHLAQDKLVQSEKLAALGAIVAAVAHELNTPIGNCMTVASALEDQVGDFEKVLAQGPALKRSQLSDYLSNCHTALQLMMRGLHRAADLVANFKQVAVDHTSSQRRSFELRETIGGVVALMKTSLRKSPYQIELAIPEGLHMDSYPGPLDQIISNLINNSVLHGFQGRDHGQMRLQASLEGASHVRLHYSDDGCGMSEEVRAHVFDPFFTTRLGKGGSGLGMNICYNLVTGLLGGSIEARATPEGGSAFLIVLPLVAPPSS